AGATTATAACGGAAATATATCTACTAAGTTAAAAACAGAATTCAAATCAATGTGTGGTGTGGGCCATACAACATACCTTCCACCAAAAACGTCCAAATGGACAACGCCACCAGTTGATTGTAGTAATTTGTGGTGGGATACAAGCGAAGATAAACCAGACTCATTAATGATAAATTTGCGAACACTTGATGAGAACTTTTTCAAATATTTTGTCAAACGAGATGGAAAAGATTTTGTGAATTTTCTGTCCGGCGATGGCATGGTTGGGCATTCGTTTGGAGTTGAAGGGGGCTTTGGTTTATTTGGTTCTTTTGCTTCCGATAAAATTTACAGGGTGATAGCTCCTTAAGATACTTCCTTATTTCAACTTTATTCCCCAATTTCACGTCCAACATTTGAGGAATTAATGAAACTTTATAGTTGGAACGTGAACGGCATCCGTGCCGCAGAAAAAAAGGGCTTCTTAGATTGGTTGGATGAAACACAGCCTGAGGTTGTATGCCTCCAAGAGACCAAGGCCAGAATTGATCAACTTGGTACCTCACTGATAGAAGACCATGGCTATCATACCTTTTGGCATTCAGCTGAAAAAGCGGGTTACAGTGGCGTGGCGACTTTTTGCAAGAATGAGCCCCATTACGTTCAGGAGGGGCTTGGCATCGATCGGTTTGATGGGGAAGGCCGCGTACTCATTACAGAACATGATGACTTTTTACTTTATAATATTTATTTCCCCAACGGTCAAAAAGATGAAACTCGCCTGAAATATAAGCTTGATTTTTATGACGAACTTTTACCCATAATAAATGAACAAGTGGAAAATGGGACAAATGTTATTGTGACCGGAGATTGGAATACGGCACACCATCCCATTGATTTAGCCCGGCCGAAAGATAATGTTAAAAATTCTGGGTTTATGCCCATTGAGCGAGAGTGGTTGGATACTTATGAATCCCACGGGTGGGTAGATTCATTTCGCCATTTTCATCCAGAACCGGATCGCTATTCATGGTGGACATACCGCTTTGGCGCTCGGGAAAGAAATGTAGGTTGGCGCATCGACTATTTTTGGGTGAATGAAGGATTTGTAGATCAGCTTGAAGATGCGGATATTCATGACGACA
This genomic window from Candidatus Neomarinimicrobiota bacterium contains:
- the xth gene encoding exodeoxyribonuclease III; the protein is MKLYSWNVNGIRAAEKKGFLDWLDETQPEVVCLQETKARIDQLGTSLIEDHGYHTFWHSAEKAGYSGVATFCKNEPHYVQEGLGIDRFDGEGRVLITEHDDFLLYNIYFPNGQKDETRLKYKLDFYDELLPIINEQVENGTNVIVTGDWNTAHHPIDLARPKDNVKNSGFMPIEREWLDTYESHGWVDSFRHFHPEPDRYSWWTYRFGARERNVGWRIDYFWVNEGFVDQLEDADIHDDIMGSDHCPVSLTLKGEGI